The Saccharomonospora cyanea NA-134 genome includes a region encoding these proteins:
- a CDS encoding alpha/beta fold hydrolase produces the protein MPSIALSELTMHYERRGKGPLLVLLHGWPQTSACWRKLLPALAEHYDVVAPDLRGYGHTDKVVGDYRKRRMAQDVVELVHALGHDTMRLVGHDRGARVAHRLALDHGAMVSHLTLLDIAPTLHTMHQGGPRAAKGYWHWLFHEQPDLPERLAGADVAGYLGYFFERWAVERAALDDAIPHYVEAFSRPGALRAGFDDYRATDGDLADDLADAEAGRILDLPVQVLWGEHGLPRGDVVAAWKPFAPRAFGEAIPGCGHFIAEEKPETLVRHLLAYLAA, from the coding sequence GTGCCTTCCATCGCCCTGTCAGAACTGACCATGCACTACGAGCGGCGAGGGAAGGGTCCGTTGCTCGTCCTGCTGCACGGCTGGCCCCAGACCTCGGCCTGCTGGCGCAAGCTTCTCCCCGCGCTCGCCGAGCACTACGACGTCGTGGCTCCCGATCTGCGGGGGTACGGACACACCGACAAGGTCGTCGGCGATTACCGCAAGCGACGCATGGCGCAGGATGTCGTCGAGCTGGTTCACGCGCTCGGCCACGACACCATGCGCCTAGTGGGCCACGACCGCGGCGCGCGGGTGGCGCATCGCCTGGCGCTCGACCATGGGGCGATGGTCTCCCACCTCACGCTGCTGGACATTGCTCCGACCCTGCACACCATGCACCAGGGCGGTCCCCGCGCGGCCAAGGGCTACTGGCACTGGCTCTTCCACGAGCAGCCGGACCTTCCCGAGCGCCTCGCGGGCGCCGATGTCGCCGGTTACCTGGGGTACTTCTTCGAGCGCTGGGCGGTCGAGCGCGCTGCGCTCGACGACGCCATCCCGCACTACGTGGAGGCGTTCTCCCGACCCGGAGCACTGCGAGCCGGGTTCGATGACTACCGCGCCACCGACGGCGATCTCGCCGACGATCTCGCGGATGCCGAGGCCGGTCGCATCCTGGATCTGCCGGTTCAGGTGCTCTGGGGGGAGCATGGGCTTCCGCGCGGAGATGTCGTCGCCGCCTGGAAGCCATTCGCCCCACGAGCCTTCGGGGAGGCGATCCCGGGCTGCGGTCATTTCATCGCAGAGGAGAAGCCCGAGACCCTCGTGCGCCACCTGCTCGCCTACCTGGCGGCCTGA
- a CDS encoding nitroreductase family protein: MTASRERGSAAEWPGQEPRDADAACLAALVAQPAVRRFDPQRTVSSATVARLVDIARRTGSARNRQPWRFVEVRDRGTLEHLSRLGAYAQFLARAPVALAIASEDNGFADTEFDVGRVTQTIVLAAAAHGLGSCPATLYPSSNLDEARKALGLSRAWLPRHVLALGYRHEGAPPRGVSTVPRGRLPLDALLSRRP, encoded by the coding sequence ATGACCGCCAGCCGCGAGCGGGGATCCGCGGCCGAGTGGCCCGGTCAGGAGCCGCGCGATGCCGACGCCGCGTGCCTGGCCGCGCTCGTCGCCCAGCCGGCCGTGCGTCGATTCGATCCGCAGCGGACCGTCTCCTCAGCGACGGTGGCTCGCCTCGTCGACATCGCCCGTCGGACCGGATCCGCGCGCAACCGGCAGCCGTGGCGCTTCGTCGAGGTACGAGACCGGGGCACGCTGGAGCACCTGTCGCGCCTTGGTGCATACGCCCAGTTCCTCGCGCGGGCGCCCGTGGCTCTCGCGATCGCGTCTGAGGACAACGGGTTCGCCGACACGGAGTTCGATGTCGGTCGCGTGACGCAGACGATCGTGCTCGCTGCGGCCGCGCACGGTCTCGGGTCCTGTCCCGCAACGCTCTACCCCTCGAGCAACCTCGATGAGGCGAGGAAGGCCCTGGGCCTGTCCCGGGCTTGGCTGCCCCGACACGTGCTCGCGCTGGGGTACCGGCACGAGGGTGCTCCGCCGCGGGGCGTGAGCACGGTGCCGCGTGGGCGGCTCCCTCTCGACGCGCTGCTCAGCCGGCGCCCGTAG
- a CDS encoding dihydrofolate reductase family protein, which produces MSLDGFIARPDGDVRWLESLPTDRGHVTTSAANPALVWETFFPDIDTLVMGRGTYEKVLTFGDWPFPGLTTLVLSSALDTDDGNIELVRTVDEATNRLSARGASEVYVDGGVTIRSFLRQGLIDELTVSIAPVILGDGLPLFGEGTPERSLRVRGSHVTDEGLVRITYDLV; this is translated from the coding sequence ATGAGCCTGGACGGATTCATTGCCCGACCGGATGGGGATGTGAGGTGGCTCGAGAGTCTGCCGACGGACAGAGGCCACGTCACGACGAGCGCAGCGAACCCCGCGCTTGTGTGGGAGACGTTCTTCCCCGACATCGACACTCTTGTGATGGGGCGAGGTACGTACGAGAAGGTCTTGACCTTCGGCGACTGGCCCTTCCCCGGCCTGACGACGCTGGTGCTCAGCAGTGCCCTCGACACCGACGACGGCAACATCGAGCTGGTCCGGACCGTCGACGAGGCGACCAACCGGCTGTCCGCTCGGGGTGCGAGCGAGGTCTATGTCGACGGGGGTGTGACCATCCGGTCCTTCCTGCGTCAGGGGCTGATCGACGAGCTGACGGTGTCGATCGCGCCGGTGATCCTTGGTGACGGCCTGCCCCTCTTCGGGGAGGGCACACCAGAACGCTCGCTGCGCGTGCGCGGATCGCACGTGACGGACGAGGGCCTCGTCCGCATCACCTACGACCTCGTCTAA
- a CDS encoding LysR family transcriptional regulator, which translates to MSAGLTTMHQAHLQQIECLITLAEELHFGRTAERLGLSQSRVSQLIATLESRVGARLVARTSRRVSLTRVGAQFVKEVRPAYRGLLRTFDRARERAMRGALEELRIGFTGMVYEEITATFRALHDQHGVAVHTHDLPLGSPFAAVLGGEVDAVIVELPVHEPELTVGFRFPAQDQFVMLSAEHPLANRDALDVEDLAELDLLHRTGDAPDYWKAARTPPVTPGGVPILSTAGITTIQQGITLAASGRYAMLACRPLAEHHERSDLRYLPVRGLEATSQLGLVWRTDHSSPALFALAELLERASLATSG; encoded by the coding sequence ATGAGCGCAGGGCTGACCACGATGCACCAAGCGCATCTGCAGCAGATCGAGTGCCTGATCACCCTGGCCGAAGAGCTGCACTTCGGGCGCACCGCCGAGCGGCTCGGACTCTCGCAGTCACGGGTCAGCCAGCTCATCGCCACCCTCGAATCACGGGTCGGGGCCCGGCTCGTCGCCCGCACCAGCCGCAGAGTCTCCCTGACCCGGGTCGGCGCGCAGTTCGTCAAGGAGGTCCGCCCCGCCTACCGGGGTCTGCTGCGCACCTTCGACCGCGCCCGGGAACGGGCGATGCGCGGAGCCCTGGAAGAGCTGCGGATCGGGTTCACCGGCATGGTCTACGAGGAGATCACCGCCACCTTCCGCGCCCTGCACGACCAGCACGGCGTGGCCGTGCACACCCACGACCTGCCGCTCGGCTCGCCCTTCGCCGCCGTGCTGGGCGGCGAGGTCGACGCCGTGATCGTCGAGCTTCCCGTCCACGAACCCGAACTGACGGTCGGGTTCCGGTTTCCCGCCCAGGACCAGTTCGTCATGCTCAGCGCCGAGCACCCGCTGGCCAACCGGGACGCCCTCGACGTCGAGGACCTCGCCGAACTCGATCTGCTGCACCGCACCGGCGACGCCCCCGACTACTGGAAGGCCGCCCGCACCCCGCCCGTCACGCCCGGCGGAGTCCCGATCCTGTCCACCGCGGGCATCACCACCATCCAGCAGGGCATCACCCTGGCCGCCTCCGGCCGGTACGCCATGCTCGCCTGCCGCCCTCTGGCCGAACACCACGAACGCAGCGATCTGCGCTACCTCCCTGTCCGCGGCCTTGAGGCCACCAGCCAGCTCGGGCTCGTCTGGCGCACCGACCACTCAAGTCCGGCGCTCTTCGCCCTCGCCGAGCTCCTCGAACGCGCGAGCCTGGCGACGAGCGGGTAG
- a CDS encoding pentapeptide repeat-containing protein translates to MAEETKARTDAIRTGLAAAGGVGAVCTLLLAVRRQRTTEEDSQQQRMTELYTVAVEQLGHDSAAVRLGALYALQRLGRTYPEQRQAIVNVWCAYLRMPFRDPEAANVREEEAAELRQELEVRLTVQELLREHVHSSPWRGRPVSAQYWDNVLSVNLAGADLYDLNLTHCLLHETTGFRRARFFGRTSFEDAGFCVPWFEGAKFLGETSFDEAIFGLGVGKLGDVPSGFGIASFEGVTFGKRISFDGAIAPLNGAHTWPEGWELRPAEDVEAPEGGDPTVPWGRLARVPDPGLEGGSGLAEDASVEPVSDRRADADSRTFCYTTEISWIHWQVCRRKGPCLSRAVRERHTTMRANLLIARGRVVPRPRQPIRDTCG, encoded by the coding sequence GTGGCCGAGGAGACCAAGGCCCGGACCGACGCTATCCGGACCGGGTTGGCGGCCGCAGGCGGTGTGGGCGCGGTGTGCACGTTGCTGTTGGCGGTGCGGCGGCAGCGTACGACGGAGGAGGATTCGCAACAGCAGCGGATGACCGAGCTTTACACCGTTGCGGTCGAACAGCTCGGCCACGACAGTGCCGCGGTGCGGCTCGGTGCTTTGTATGCGTTGCAGAGGCTGGGCCGTACTTATCCCGAGCAGCGGCAGGCGATCGTCAACGTGTGGTGCGCCTACCTGCGCATGCCCTTCCGCGATCCTGAGGCGGCCAACGTGCGTGAAGAGGAAGCCGCCGAGCTGCGCCAAGAGCTGGAAGTGCGGCTGACTGTGCAGGAGCTGCTGCGCGAGCACGTCCACTCCAGCCCGTGGAGAGGTAGGCCCGTGTCAGCGCAGTACTGGGACAACGTCTTGTCTGTGAATCTGGCCGGGGCAGACTTGTACGACCTCAACCTCACCCATTGCCTCCTCCATGAGACGACAGGCTTCAGACGAGCCCGGTTTTTCGGACGCACCTCCTTTGAGGATGCTGGGTTCTGCGTCCCTTGGTTCGAAGGTGCCAAATTCCTCGGCGAGACCTCTTTTGACGAAGCCATCTTCGGCCTCGGCGTCGGCAAACTCGGAGATGTCCCGAGCGGCTTCGGCATCGCCTCGTTCGAAGGCGTGACGTTCGGCAAGCGCATCTCGTTCGACGGCGCGATAGCACCCCTCAACGGTGCGCACACCTGGCCGGAGGGATGGGAACTGCGGCCAGCCGAGGATGTGGAGGCACCGGAAGGTGGTGATCCAACTGTCCCGTGGGGTCGGTTGGCCCGGGTGCCGGACCCGGGCCTCGAGGGTGGCTCGGGGCTGGCGGAGGACGCGTCCGTGGAACCGGTGAGTGACCGACGCGCTGATGCGGACAGCCGCACTTTCTGCTACACAACGGAGATTTCGTGGATACACTGGCAGGTCTGCCGACGGAAGGGTCCGTGCCTGTCGCGTGCCGTCCGCGAGCGACACACGACTATGAGGGCCAACCTGCTCATCGCGAGAGGTCGTGTCGTTCCGCGTCCGCGGCAACCTATTCGAGATACTTGTGGGTGA
- a CDS encoding MFS transporter, translating to MLLLLPALLVSMDISILFVAAPEISVALEPTASQMVWAMDIYGFVIAGLLLPMGGLGDRIGRRRLLIIGAVLFGIASAFLAFAPTAEILIVARAVLAVGGATLAPSTLALIRDMFTAERQRGIAVSAWTVAFAGGSVLGPIVGGVLLEHFWWGSVFLVNVPVMLVLVLAAPWLLLESRSATPHPYDLPGAALVTVSIVAAAFAVKHTVSAGPGAASAAAAVIAAIGVTAYVLRHRRIAYPLLDASLFRNRRFSSAVAANAAIALALTGLGSLAFTFVQTTHSFSALQAAMWALPAFAGTLLGAGMAAAIPLRFPRAAILVAGVVIAGVGFCVVAWWGVPGTLWTFLFGYLVITTGAGLATPTASTLILSEAPQARTGSASGLAESSTELGGAMGIAILGTAAATVYTRVMQELAPSEPRAFETVAGGMEVFRGDAEMLQAVIAAYGDGVVTASLIGAGVCLLAGVLLAFALRRRSIGSRG from the coding sequence GTGCTGCTACTTCTGCCCGCCCTGTTGGTCTCCATGGACATCTCGATCCTGTTCGTGGCCGCACCGGAGATATCCGTCGCACTGGAGCCCACTGCTTCGCAGATGGTGTGGGCGATGGACATCTACGGCTTTGTGATCGCGGGTCTGCTGCTGCCGATGGGAGGCCTCGGCGATCGGATCGGGCGACGGCGGCTGCTCATCATCGGCGCGGTCCTGTTCGGCATCGCTTCCGCATTCCTGGCCTTCGCGCCGACGGCGGAGATCCTCATCGTCGCAAGAGCGGTCCTCGCCGTCGGCGGAGCCACGCTCGCCCCCTCGACGTTGGCGTTGATCCGAGACATGTTCACGGCAGAGCGACAGCGAGGCATCGCGGTGTCTGCGTGGACGGTGGCGTTCGCCGGCGGGTCGGTGCTGGGACCCATCGTGGGCGGGGTACTGCTGGAACACTTCTGGTGGGGATCGGTCTTCCTGGTGAACGTGCCCGTGATGCTGGTGCTGGTCTTGGCAGCGCCGTGGTTGCTCCTGGAGTCTCGCAGCGCCACGCCGCATCCGTACGATCTGCCAGGAGCCGCGCTCGTGACGGTGAGCATCGTCGCGGCGGCGTTCGCCGTGAAGCACACCGTCTCTGCGGGGCCCGGCGCCGCATCCGCGGCCGCCGCCGTGATCGCTGCGATCGGGGTCACCGCCTACGTCCTGCGCCATCGCCGCATCGCCTACCCGCTGCTCGACGCATCGCTGTTCCGCAACAGGCGCTTCAGCTCCGCGGTGGCAGCCAACGCGGCGATCGCATTGGCCCTCACCGGTCTCGGCTCCCTCGCGTTCACTTTCGTGCAGACGACCCACTCGTTCAGTGCGCTGCAGGCCGCGATGTGGGCCCTCCCCGCGTTCGCCGGCACGCTCCTCGGTGCCGGTATGGCCGCAGCGATTCCGCTCCGCTTCCCCCGTGCCGCGATCCTGGTTGCCGGCGTGGTGATCGCCGGAGTCGGGTTCTGCGTCGTGGCCTGGTGGGGGGTGCCGGGTACACTTTGGACGTTCCTCTTCGGCTACCTCGTGATCACGACCGGCGCCGGTCTCGCCACCCCGACGGCAAGCACCCTCATCCTCTCGGAGGCCCCGCAGGCCCGCACGGGCAGTGCGTCCGGCCTGGCTGAGAGCAGCACCGAACTCGGTGGCGCGATGGGAATCGCGATTCTCGGGACGGCGGCGGCGACGGTGTACACCCGCGTCATGCAGGAACTCGCGCCGTCGGAGCCCCGCGCGTTCGAGACGGTCGCCGGCGGCATGGAGGTCTTTCGGGGCGACGCAGAGATGCTGCAGGCGGTGATCGCGGCCTACGGGGACGGCGTCGTCACCGCCTCGCTGATCGGTGCCGGTGTGTGCCTGCTCGCGGGCGTCCTGCTGGCCTTCGCACTTCGGCGACGTTCAATCGGGTCCCGCGGATGA
- a CDS encoding UbiA family prenyltransferase: protein MRGLAAHAVALVRASHPEPTVVVTAVAVGLALSTGRDGAGVVAVAVAVLSGQLSVGWLNDFLDADRDRLAGRRDKPVVTRAVSRRALALATLAAAVVCVPASLASGPVAGVVHLLAVASAWGYNLGVKSTPLSVLPYALSFGLLPTFVVLGLPGAPAPPWWLPAVGALLGAGAHFTNVLPDLAADAVTGVRGLPHRIGAAGSRVAAAALLLTASLVLAVAASVEPFVAVVVPVLATAVLVTGFLLGRRGGSRAPFRAVLAVALLDLALLLTAGHTIVG, encoded by the coding sequence GTGCGAGGTCTCGCAGCACACGCCGTGGCTCTGGTGCGCGCCAGCCATCCGGAACCGACCGTGGTCGTCACGGCCGTCGCCGTGGGGCTGGCGCTGAGCACCGGACGGGACGGTGCCGGGGTGGTCGCGGTGGCGGTGGCGGTGCTGTCGGGACAGCTCTCGGTGGGGTGGCTCAACGACTTCCTCGACGCCGACCGTGACCGGCTGGCCGGGCGGCGGGACAAGCCCGTGGTCACCCGCGCGGTCTCGCGGCGCGCTCTGGCGCTGGCGACGCTTGCCGCCGCCGTCGTGTGCGTGCCCGCGTCACTCGCGTCGGGCCCGGTGGCGGGTGTGGTCCACCTGCTGGCCGTGGCATCGGCGTGGGGCTACAACCTCGGCGTGAAGTCGACGCCGCTGTCGGTGCTGCCCTACGCACTCTCGTTCGGGCTGCTTCCCACTTTCGTGGTGCTCGGGCTTCCCGGCGCGCCGGCACCACCCTGGTGGTTGCCCGCCGTAGGCGCGCTGCTCGGTGCGGGAGCGCATTTCACCAACGTGCTGCCCGACCTCGCCGCCGACGCGGTGACCGGCGTTCGGGGGCTGCCACACCGGATCGGTGCCGCCGGGAGCCGGGTCGCGGCAGCGGCCCTGCTGTTGACCGCCTCGCTCGTCCTCGCGGTGGCGGCGTCGGTGGAGCCGTTCGTGGCGGTCGTCGTCCCGGTACTGGCCACGGCGGTGCTGGTGACGGGTTTCCTGCTGGGCCGCCGGGGAGGGTCGCGCGCACCGTTTCGTGCGGTGCTGGCCGTGGCGTTGCTCGACCTCGCCCTGCTGCTCACGGCCGGTCACACGATCGTGGGGTGA
- a CDS encoding nucleotidyltransferase domain-containing protein has protein sequence MTDDTFLNGVADALAALPAVEGVALGGSRAQGTAGADSDWDLAIYYRGAFDPDHLRAIGWEGEVSAIGGWGGGVFNGGAWLTIEGRRVDVHYRDLDVAEAEIARAQRGEFDVEPLMFHLAGIPTYLIVAELALGRTLRGEVPAVDDYPAALRRSAAARWSQMAELTLGYAAANHAPRGMVTQCVGSIAIAACQFAHAVLAAEGTWTTNDKRLLHAAGLQEIDAVIAAAGDDALAEAVARAGALARARLESATARIAGGTDAA, from the coding sequence ATGACCGACGACACATTCCTGAACGGCGTCGCGGACGCTCTTGCGGCTCTGCCGGCTGTCGAGGGCGTCGCGCTCGGCGGCTCGCGCGCTCAGGGTACCGCCGGAGCCGACAGCGACTGGGATCTCGCGATCTACTACCGAGGCGCGTTCGATCCCGACCACCTGCGCGCCATCGGATGGGAAGGCGAGGTGTCCGCCATCGGCGGGTGGGGCGGAGGCGTGTTCAACGGGGGAGCCTGGCTCACCATCGAGGGACGCAGGGTCGACGTGCACTACCGCGACCTCGATGTGGCCGAAGCGGAGATCGCGCGGGCCCAGCGTGGCGAGTTCGATGTCGAGCCCCTGATGTTCCACCTCGCGGGCATCCCGACCTACCTGATCGTCGCGGAGCTCGCCCTGGGGCGGACGCTGCGCGGGGAGGTGCCGGCCGTCGACGACTACCCCGCCGCGCTGCGTCGTTCCGCGGCGGCGCGGTGGTCGCAGATGGCGGAGCTCACCCTCGGCTACGCCGCGGCGAATCACGCCCCCCGCGGCATGGTTACCCAGTGCGTCGGATCGATCGCGATCGCCGCATGCCAGTTTGCCCATGCTGTCCTCGCCGCGGAGGGCACATGGACGACGAACGACAAGAGGCTCCTGCATGCGGCCGGCCTGCAGGAGATCGACGCGGTGATCGCGGCGGCAGGCGACGACGCGCTGGCGGAGGCCGTCGCGCGCGCCGGCGCCCTTGCCCGCGCCCGCCTGGAGAGCGCGACCGCTCGGATAGCCGGCGGGACGGACGCGGCATGA
- a CDS encoding TetR/AcrR family transcriptional regulator, whose protein sequence is MSQREDLLKAAKHCIVEKGYHRTTARDIATAAGSHLASIGYHFGSKDALMNLAAIEAQSEWGDLITDAVQNAQAASSSERLAIALRALLSSMPERRELLVASVQAFAHAAFAEDIRESLAYATAEARRELAGLVLDGAGPKAAGERGEAVGSVVHALVVGLAMQALLDPDSLPPQEEITAALATVGTSTTSEESR, encoded by the coding sequence GTGAGCCAACGTGAGGACCTGCTAAAAGCCGCGAAGCACTGCATCGTCGAGAAGGGATACCACCGCACCACCGCGCGCGACATCGCGACGGCGGCCGGGTCGCACCTCGCGTCGATCGGGTACCACTTCGGATCAAAGGACGCACTGATGAACCTCGCGGCGATCGAGGCTCAGAGCGAATGGGGCGACCTCATTACGGATGCCGTGCAGAACGCGCAGGCAGCCAGCTCGTCGGAGCGGCTCGCCATCGCCCTCCGCGCACTGCTGTCGTCGATGCCTGAGCGCCGGGAGCTGCTCGTCGCGAGCGTCCAGGCTTTCGCACACGCCGCCTTCGCGGAGGATATCCGCGAATCGCTGGCGTACGCGACGGCCGAGGCTCGACGGGAGCTGGCCGGACTCGTGCTGGACGGGGCCGGCCCGAAGGCGGCGGGGGAACGAGGGGAAGCGGTGGGCAGCGTTGTCCACGCGCTCGTCGTCGGCCTCGCGATGCAGGCGCTCCTGGACCCGGATTCGCTTCCGCCCCAGGAGGAGATCACGGCCGCGCTTGCTACCGTCGGCACATCCACAACCTCCGAGGAGAGCCGATGA
- a CDS encoding zinc-binding dehydrogenase yields MRHPDDELEQTVAIAARGGLTVKIGETSPLARAADALRLSLTGRPAGKILLTP; encoded by the coding sequence GTGCGGCACCCCGACGATGAACTGGAGCAGACCGTCGCGATCGCCGCGCGAGGCGGGCTCACTGTCAAGATCGGCGAGACATCCCCCCTGGCGCGAGCAGCCGACGCCCTGCGGCTGAGTCTCACCGGTCGCCCAGCAGGGAAGATCCTCCTCACACCTTGA
- a CDS encoding MFS transporter — MSCSVTSPDAIRGERTSLHQWVAVGVLTLATFLVVTSEMLPVGVLTPMAEGLGISAGATGTSLTITGLVSAVTAPVVPRLLGNLDRRVVLAVAMVVLAIGNGLTMIAGGFGMLVVSRVILGVGMGVVWGMASAVATRLVAPRSIALAVSFAVSGVASASVLGVPLGTFVGNAFGWRAAFGSLAAIALVAAAALLLALPVLRRPEATDNRVETGQRASLARPAVITGLTVVVLLVTAHFAAYTYVRPALEELPRMSANAIALLLLLYGVFGLIGNFAAGAAAGRKPRLTVLLLAAGISLALAILAVFGTSALVAGLAIAVWGVAYGGLSVGAQLWMTTAAPDRVEHVTGLYVGVFTGSIALGAFAGGLVVEGAGIVPLLWTAAAVALASLLVGLVGPGPKRGLRV, encoded by the coding sequence ATGAGCTGTTCTGTGACTTCCCCCGATGCGATCCGTGGCGAGCGGACCTCCCTGCACCAGTGGGTCGCCGTCGGCGTGCTCACGCTGGCGACGTTCCTGGTCGTGACCTCCGAGATGCTGCCGGTCGGTGTGCTCACCCCGATGGCTGAGGGGCTCGGCATCTCCGCGGGGGCGACCGGGACGAGCCTGACGATCACCGGCCTGGTCTCGGCAGTCACCGCCCCCGTGGTGCCCCGCCTGCTCGGGAACCTCGACCGCCGCGTCGTGCTCGCTGTCGCGATGGTGGTGCTCGCGATCGGCAACGGGCTCACGATGATCGCCGGCGGCTTCGGCATGCTCGTGGTCTCGCGTGTCATCCTCGGCGTCGGCATGGGAGTCGTGTGGGGGATGGCCTCGGCGGTCGCGACCCGGCTCGTCGCGCCCCGCAGCATCGCCCTGGCGGTGTCGTTCGCCGTCAGCGGGGTGGCGTCGGCCTCGGTGCTCGGTGTGCCGCTGGGCACCTTCGTCGGCAACGCCTTCGGCTGGCGGGCCGCCTTCGGCTCCCTCGCGGCCATCGCGCTGGTCGCCGCGGCAGCCCTGCTGCTCGCGCTGCCGGTCCTGCGCCGTCCCGAGGCGACGGACAATCGCGTGGAGACCGGGCAGCGGGCCTCGCTGGCGCGGCCAGCGGTCATCACCGGACTGACCGTCGTCGTGCTGCTGGTCACCGCCCACTTCGCCGCGTACACCTACGTGCGGCCCGCGCTCGAGGAGCTGCCGCGGATGTCGGCGAACGCGATCGCACTGCTGCTTCTGCTCTACGGGGTCTTCGGGCTGATCGGCAACTTCGCCGCCGGAGCCGCCGCTGGCCGCAAGCCGCGCCTGACGGTGCTGCTGCTCGCGGCAGGAATCAGCCTCGCCCTGGCGATCCTCGCCGTCTTCGGCACCAGCGCCCTGGTCGCGGGGCTCGCGATCGCTGTGTGGGGCGTAGCCTATGGCGGGCTCTCGGTGGGTGCGCAGCTGTGGATGACCACCGCCGCCCCGGACAGGGTCGAGCACGTCACCGGCCTCTACGTCGGCGTGTTCACGGGCTCCATCGCCCTCGGTGCGTTCGCCGGCGGTCTCGTGGTCGAAGGGGCGGGCATCGTGCCGCTGCTGTGGACGGCCGCCGCCGTGGCGCTGGCCTCGCTGCTGGTCGGCCTCGTCGGGCCCGGGCCGAAGCGGGGCCTGCGTGTCTGA